Proteins co-encoded in one Centroberyx gerrardi isolate f3 chromosome 18, fCenGer3.hap1.cur.20231027, whole genome shotgun sequence genomic window:
- the trdn gene encoding triadin isoform X2, with translation MSSQTSGGEAVPPSPRPNQRTLLDDIILTFSSPMAWLLVVALVITWSGVAIVLFDLLDYKTLAEYTSYCDDPVCLSPGGVRPIKSSPAAAPGEVTAQESTDWLELLWTFAAGLVAPDEEEEAFHSEEL, from the exons ATGAGCAGTCAGACCAGCGGCGGGGAGGCGGTCCCTCCATCTCCACGGCCCAATCAGAGGACTCTATTGGATGACATCATACTGACCTTTAGTTCGCCGATGGCCTGGCTGCTGGTTGTGGCTCTGGTCATCACATGGTCGGGGGTGGCCATCGTTCTCTTTGATCTGCTCGACTATAAGACTCTAGCAG AGTACACGTCATACTGTGACGACCCCGTGTGTTTATCTCCtg GTGGTGTTCGCCCAATAAAGTCAAGCCCTGCTGCAGCCCCCGGTGAGGTCACAGCCCAGGAGAGCACCGATTGGTTGGAGCTGTTGTGGACGTTTGCGGCCGGTTTGGTAGCTcctgatgaggaggaggaag cCTTCCACTCTGAGGAGCtctga
- the trdn gene encoding triadin isoform X1 produces the protein MSSQTSGGEAVPPSPRPNQRTLLDDIILTFSSPMAWLLVVALVITWSGVAIVLFDLLDYKTLAEYTSYCDDPVCLSPGGVRPIKSSPAAAPGEVTAQESTDWLELLWTFAAGLVAPDEEEEGIHQLTETFTSFHSEEL, from the exons ATGAGCAGTCAGACCAGCGGCGGGGAGGCGGTCCCTCCATCTCCACGGCCCAATCAGAGGACTCTATTGGATGACATCATACTGACCTTTAGTTCGCCGATGGCCTGGCTGCTGGTTGTGGCTCTGGTCATCACATGGTCGGGGGTGGCCATCGTTCTCTTTGATCTGCTCGACTATAAGACTCTAGCAG AGTACACGTCATACTGTGACGACCCCGTGTGTTTATCTCCtg GTGGTGTTCGCCCAATAAAGTCAAGCCCTGCTGCAGCCCCCGGTGAGGTCACAGCCCAGGAGAGCACCGATTGGTTGGAGCTGTTGTGGACGTTTGCGGCCGGTTTGGTAGCTcctgatgaggaggaggaaggtatTCACCAGCTAACTGAAACCTTCACAT cCTTCCACTCTGAGGAGCtctga